In Oncorhynchus nerka isolate Pitt River linkage group LG26, Oner_Uvic_2.0, whole genome shotgun sequence, one DNA window encodes the following:
- the LOC135559501 gene encoding nucleobindin-2-like translates to MNLDPGWLLLLSMSLEVWSVPLDRNATPQEAQPPQEDKQEDNVDTGLYYDRYLREVIEVLETDPHFREKLQTANTEDIKNGRLSKELDLVGHHVRTRLDELKRQEVSRLRMLLKAKLDSTNTQSLQMDHASLLKQFEHLDPHNQNTFEAKDLELLISTATKDLENYDAERHDEFKRYEMLKEHERREYLKGLDQEKREKEEKRMEELKDKHRKHPKVNAPGSVAQLREVWEETDGLDPTEFNPKTFFKLHDANGDGVLDEQELEALFAKELEKVYDPKNEEDDMMEMEEERLRMREHVMKNVDINQDRLVSLEEFLKSTDKKEFNNPKEWDTLDDTKPVFTEAELQRFEAELRTKEEELGRRAESLRQEQDLLKERGKALEAQRREYQQAVLEMSQRKEKQAVEGQPPTGPNGELQFHQEMQKLEDQGAKAPVEQEVQEAQNNLPAEPPQNLPIHT, encoded by the exons ATGAACCTGGATCCTGGCTGGCTGCTGCTCCTATCCATGTCTCTGGAGGTTTGGTCAGTGCCCCTCGACCGCAATGCAaccccccaggaagcacagcctCCTCAGGAGGACAAACAGGAGGATAATGTG GACACAGGCCTATACTATGACCGGTATCTGAGAGAGGTGATTGAGGTGCTGGAGACAGATCCCCACTTCAGAGAGAAACTCCAGACTGCCAACACAGAGGACATcaag AATGGTCGTCTCAGTAAGGAGCTGGACCTTGTGGGGCACCATGTTAGAACTCGTCTGGATGAGCTGAAGAGACAGGAGGTGTCTCGCCTCAGGATGCTGCTCAAAGCCAAACTGGACAGCACCAACACACAGA GTTTACAGATGGACCATGCCTCTCTGTTGAAGCAGTTTGAACACCTGGATCCACACAATCAGAACACCTTTGAGGCCAAAGACCTTGAGCTGCTCATCTCAACG GCCACTAAAGACCTAGAGAACTACGATGCAGAGAGACATGATGAGTTCAAACGCTATGAGATGCTGAAGGAGCACGAGAGACGAGAGTACCTCAAGGGTCTGGACCAGGAGAagcgagagaaggaggagaagaggatggaggagcTGAAGGATAAACACCGCAAGCACCCCAAGGTCAACGCTCcg GGCAGTGTAGCTCAACTGCGTGAGGTATGGGAGGAGACTGATGGACTGGACCCAACAGAGTTTAACCCAAAGACCTTCTTCAAACTGCATG ATGCGAATGGAGATGGTGTTTTAGATGAGCAGGAACTAGAGGCCCTCTTTGCCAAAGAG CTGGAGAAGGTCTACGACCCAAAGAATGAGGAGGATGATATgatggagatggaggaagagaggctAAGGATGAGGGAGCATGTCATGAAGAAC GTGGACATCAATCAAGATCGACTCGTCAGCCTGGAAGAGTTCCTTAAATCAACAGACAAGAAAGAGTTCAACAACCCTAAAGAATGGGAT ACTTTAGATGACACCAAGCCGGTGTTTACAGAGGCTGAGCTCCAGCGGTTTGAGGCGGAGCTGCGGACCAAGGAGGAGGAGCTGGGTAGGAGGGCGGAGTCTCTTCGTCAGGAGCAGGATTTGCTGAAGGAGAGGGGCAAGGCCCTGGAGGCCCAGAGACGAGAGTACCAACAG GCAGTGCTAGAGATGTCtcagaggaaggagaaacaggcaGTGGAGGGGCAGCCTCCTACGGGTCCTAACGGAGAACTACAGTTCCACCAAGAGATGCAGAAACTGGAAGATCAAG GTGCTAAAGCTCCTGTTGAACAAGAAGTCCAAGAGGCCCAGAATAACCTGCCTGcagaaccaccacagaacctgCCCATACACACCTAA
- the LOC115109930 gene encoding G1/S-specific cyclin-D2-like, with translation MSVSVSLWCEEEVRGQQGQGAQQGQARGHSQLRAPWDPSVSGQRIIQRLLQVEERYLPSALYVALIQREPERREELAKWAMEVCCERGCDETVFPLSVSMLDRFLSASLSLPVSPYCLAAACILIASKLTECDTISADSLCAAAEYSFLPSNIREMERVILATLRWDVAAVTAQDFIPHFLPPVGERKDGKADTEELFSTLRRHSDTLVAMCVCDYRFLGAPPSLVAAAALNSALRGLGNKGPGHLGHMSATLAELCQTDLMVLQCYSELIEAALKQRLRGGLQDSAMEKDGEIEDERAGTPTDMREIDF, from the exons atgtctgtgtctgtgtctctgtggtgtGAGGAGGAAGTCCGAGGCCAGCAAGGTCAGGGAGCCCAgcagggccaggccaggggccaTTCACAGCTCCGGGCCCCCTGGGACCCCAGTGTGTCTGGGCAGCGGATCATCCAGAGGCTGCTACAGGTGGAGGAGAGATATCTGCCCTCCGCCCTCTACGTCGCCCTCATCCAGAGAGAGCCGGAGCGCAGAGAGGAGCTCGCCAAGTGGGCTATGGAA GTATGCTGTGAGCGTGGCTGTGACGAAACAGtgtttcccctgtctgtctctatgttggACCGcttcctgtctgcctccctgtctctccctgtctcacccTACTGCCTGGCTGCAGCCTGCATCCTCATCGCCTCCAAACTAACAGAGTGTGACACAATCTCTGCTGACTCTCTTTGTGCTGCAGCTGAGTACAGCTTCCTGCCCTCCAACATACGG GAGATGGAACGTGTCATCCTTGCCACTCTTCGATGGGACGTTGCTGCGGTAACTGCTCAGGACTTCATTCCACATTTCCTTCCCCCTGTaggggagaggaaggatggaAAGGCAGACACAGAGGAGTTATTCTCCACACTGCGTCGGCATAGTGACACCCTGGTTGCCATGTGTGTCTGTGACTACCGTTTCCTGGGAGCCCCTCCATCCCTGGTTGCTGCGGCAGCGCTGAACTCTGCCCTCCGGGGTTTGGGCAACAAGGGTCCAGGTCATCTGGGTCATATGAGTGCTACACTGGCAGAACTGTGTCAGACTGACCTG ATGGTGTTGCAGTGTTACAGTGAATTGATAGAAGCTGCCCTCAAACAACGGCTCAGAGGTGGACTCCAAGACAGTGCCatggagaaggatggagaaaTAGAGGATGAAAGAGCAGGCACTCCTACTGATATGAGAGAGATTGATTTCTAA